GTGATCGGATCAGTAGATGGAGTCAGTACGGCTCCTGCTAAAGCGGCAATCAACACGACCCAGCGCCAAGCCGAGAGCATCCGCTTCCAACGAACCAAACCAAACAACCCAAGCAACAACTGCAGAACAGGCAGCTGAAAAGCCAGTCCAGTGGAGAGCATCAGCAGAAGCACAAAATCGAGATAGCGCTCGATCGACCAAATCGGTTCCACCACATCAGCCCCGTAACTCACCAGGAAACCAAGGGCAGCAGGGATGAGTGCCCACCAAGAAAAAGCAATTCCGGCGAAAAACAGCACTGCTGAGCCCGCCACAGCGGGAGCGATAAGACGACGCTCATTCCGCGTGAGACCCGGCAAAACGAAAGCCAAGCCTTGATACAAGACGTAAGGAATCGCCAAGGTGAGTCCGGCATAACCGGCAACCTTGAAGGAAACGAACAGGAACTCTCCAGGAGCGAGCTGAAGGAATCGGATCGATCCGGCAGGTTCCTCCAAGATCCTCACCAAGGGTTTCACCGCGAGAAGGCAGGCCAAAGCGCCAATCACAATCGCTATCAGGCTGCGAAACACTCGCTG
The Synechococcus sp. CC9311 DNA segment above includes these coding regions:
- the tatC gene encoding twin-arginine translocase subunit TatC → MSLVDHLEELRQRVFRSLIAIVIGALACLLAVKPLVRILEEPAGSIRFLQLAPGEFLFVSFKVAGYAGLTLAIPYVLYQGLAFVLPGLTRNERRLIAPAVAGSAVLFFAGIAFSWWALIPAALGFLVSYGADVVEPIWSIERYLDFVLLLMLSTGLAFQLPVLQLLLGLFGLVRWKRMLSAWRWVVLIAALAGAVLTPSTDPITMSLLAGAISALFFIGVALVAFVERFRPETPPDAPPPAAAG